The following proteins are encoded in a genomic region of Sebastes fasciatus isolate fSebFas1 chromosome 12, fSebFas1.pri, whole genome shotgun sequence:
- the rab11al gene encoding RAB11a, member RAS oncogene family, like, translating to MTNREDEYDYLFKVVLIGDSGVGKSNLLSRFTRNEFSLESKSTIGVEFATRSIQVEGKTIKAQIWDTAGQERYRAITSAYYRGAVGALLVYDIAKHLTYENAERWLKELQDHADSNIVIMLVGNKSDLRHLRAVPTDEAKAMAEKHGLSFLETSALDSSNVELAFQTILTAIYNIVSQRQMSGRSDSDFSPASNVVPITVEPTQNSASKGVCCQSN from the exons ATGACCAACAGGGAGGACGAGTATGACTATCTTTTTAAAG TGGTGCTTATCGGAGATTCCGGTGTAGGCAAGAGTAACCTGCTGTCCCGCTTCACCCGAAATGAGTTCAGCCTGGAGAGCAAGAGCACCATCGGGGTGGAGTTTGCCACGCGCAGCATCCAGGTAGAAGGCAAGACCATCAAGGCTCAGATCTGGGACACAGCTGGACAGGAGCGATACCGAGCTATCACTTCTGC GTACTACCGTGGAGCAGTTGGAGCTCTCTTGGTTTATGACATTGCCAAGCACCTGACGTATGAAAATGCTGAGCGCTGGCTGAAGGAGCTGCAGGACCATGCAGACAGCAACATAGTCATCATGCTAGTGGGCAACAAAAGTGATCTACGCCACCTAAGGGCGGTGCCAACAGATGAGGCCAAGGCCATGGCAG AGAAGCATGGCCTGTCTTTCCTGGAGACATCAGCGTTAGACTCCTCTAATGTGGAGCTGGCTTTCCAGACTATTCTCACGG CCATCTACAACATCGTGTCACAGAGGCAGATGTCAGGGCGAAGCGACTCAGACTTCTCACCAGCCTCCAACGTAGTGCCCATCACGGTTGAGCCCACCCAAAACTCAGCCAGTAAGGGTGTGTGCTGCCAGTCCAACTGA